From one Methanobacterium alcaliphilum genomic stretch:
- a CDS encoding geranylgeranyl reductase family protein: protein MKYDVVVVGGRLAGSTSSLFASKGGLDVLMIEKRQEIGTPVQCAEATTKDTFNILEMDPSKKYICADIDGVDFYAPNGKHFRIRGNNMYGFREGYVLERKIFDKHLAIESARCGTDIMVKTTVKDLIIKNGKVCGVVAKHLDKTFDIKADIVIAADGIESNIARMAGLKTFNQIGDMASCAQYEMVGVKMDPNYLQIHHGQNIAPGGYLWMFPKGNGVANVGLGVLNAKETAYYYLTKFIEKLDATPVELNIGGVPLSGPIEKTFSSGLMVVGDAAGQVDPMNGAGIQNTVTCGRIAGEIAVESIESEDTSSNYLKKYEDLWRLTIGNSLETSLKYQKIFQNLNDDDFNVLAEFLENKNIESISKLSILKFLKDYPHLITLLFNVFILKQ from the coding sequence ATGAAGTATGATGTAGTTGTTGTTGGTGGGCGGTTAGCTGGTTCAACTTCTTCTCTTTTTGCATCTAAAGGTGGTTTGGATGTATTGATGATTGAAAAAAGACAGGAAATAGGAACCCCTGTTCAATGTGCTGAAGCCACGACTAAGGATACATTTAATATCCTTGAAATGGATCCCTCTAAAAAATACATATGTGCCGACATTGATGGTGTAGATTTTTACGCCCCCAATGGTAAGCACTTTCGAATTAGGGGCAATAATATGTATGGATTCCGGGAGGGGTATGTTTTAGAAAGAAAAATCTTTGATAAACATCTTGCAATAGAATCAGCTAGGTGTGGCACAGACATAATGGTAAAAACCACTGTTAAAGATTTAATTATAAAAAATGGTAAGGTTTGTGGGGTTGTTGCAAAGCATCTGGATAAAACATTTGACATAAAAGCGGATATTGTCATAGCAGCAGATGGTATTGAATCGAATATAGCAAGAATGGCGGGGCTTAAAACTTTTAATCAAATCGGAGATATGGCATCTTGCGCTCAATACGAAATGGTTGGTGTTAAAATGGATCCTAATTATCTACAGATACATCATGGGCAAAATATAGCTCCTGGGGGGTATTTATGGATGTTTCCTAAGGGTAATGGAGTTGCAAATGTAGGTTTGGGTGTATTAAATGCAAAGGAAACTGCATATTATTATCTCACTAAGTTCATAGAAAAATTGGATGCAACACCAGTTGAACTTAATATAGGTGGTGTGCCTCTTTCTGGACCCATAGAAAAAACTTTTTCGTCGGGATTAATGGTTGTGGGAGATGCAGCAGGACAGGTTGATCCAATGAATGGTGCAGGAATACAAAACACGGTAACTTGTGGCAGGATTGCGGGTGAAATAGCTGTAGAATCAATAGAAAGTGAAGATACATCTTCAAATTATCTTAAAAAATATGAAGACCTTTGGAGATTAACTATTGGGAATAGTTTAGAAACCTCACTCAAATACCAGAAAATTTTTCAGAACCTTAATGATGATGATTTCAATGTTCTAGCTGAATTTTTAGAGAATAAAAATATAGAATCAATTTCAAAATTATCAATACTTAAATTTTTAAAGGATTATCCTCATCTCATAACACTGTTATTCAATGTTTTCATTCTAAAACAGTAA
- a CDS encoding 3H domain-containing protein → MASSRIPQLPTAEDIQAVPLSVFYYALLALGGLIIYGFVGSIYIMNLNPVDALYFAIVTLATVGYGDILPATAIQKIFAVSLALGGVGLIAYVFSLSVSVITMTFEEITSGSKMRKKMAAMENHFVLCGYGRVGAAVFKELKERNQKTIIIEKDRNLVEKELWEDPKVLAIPGDATEESVMKEAGIERARGVIITTGDDVDNLFITLTSREIHPNIWIVTRASKKENIKRLYRSGADRVISPETSGGEDIYFAAIEPTMLKITVMHDVEDIRKEAEIILKYGCTLEDIEYHLPEFKEPLVRKIGVTKLDQLNTFLSSLEKDVNRKKSLERIYESVSGIHSHWISGPDKETLNKLADELKKEDLLLGVNLEADEIKNVARKYGRLVEVVIKPEITIVENHGVSEIGEEAEIILNQGCALEDIEYYLPGFREPLKRNIGIDNLTEIKKFLNILNKDSTKKDSLDRIYALSGGGIHTHRISGPNTMSLGIVEKKLRDRGFLLGVNMTQSEIRETIQKSGKVVQMLVKHEVGKLDDKNIIIGNGGRILDSKHYLPGVRQVVSRNLNLRNKSDLERCQKEYERPDARRSLTALYEISRHIHLHTIAAPDVKKIKKIEKQLDKQGILLGVNLSEDDIWKIVEQENVKQFCIE, encoded by the coding sequence TTGGCATCTTCTCGTATTCCCCAACTACCCACAGCAGAAGATATTCAGGCAGTCCCATTATCCGTGTTTTACTATGCATTATTAGCCTTAGGAGGACTCATAATATATGGATTCGTTGGATCTATTTATATTATGAATTTAAACCCTGTTGACGCCCTTTATTTTGCTATTGTAACTCTGGCTACGGTAGGTTATGGGGACATATTGCCTGCGACTGCAATACAGAAAATTTTTGCAGTTTCTCTAGCACTAGGTGGAGTAGGTCTTATTGCATATGTTTTTAGTCTAAGTGTATCGGTGATAACCATGACCTTTGAAGAAATTACTTCTGGTTCTAAAATGAGGAAAAAAATGGCAGCCATGGAAAACCATTTTGTTTTATGTGGATATGGGCGAGTTGGAGCAGCTGTTTTTAAAGAATTGAAAGAAAGGAATCAAAAAACCATTATCATTGAAAAAGATAGGAATCTGGTGGAAAAAGAGCTTTGGGAAGATCCTAAAGTCCTGGCCATACCCGGAGATGCTACTGAAGAAAGTGTTATGAAAGAAGCCGGGATTGAAAGAGCCAGAGGCGTTATTATAACTACCGGAGATGATGTGGATAATTTATTCATCACCTTAACCTCACGTGAAATACACCCAAACATATGGATAGTCACCAGGGCAAGTAAAAAAGAGAATATCAAACGTCTTTACCGCTCTGGTGCAGATAGAGTTATATCTCCTGAAACCAGTGGTGGAGAGGACATTTATTTTGCTGCTATTGAACCAACCATGCTGAAAATCACAGTAATGCACGATGTAGAGGATATTCGAAAAGAAGCAGAAATAATATTAAAGTATGGGTGTACTTTAGAGGACATAGAATACCATTTACCTGAATTTAAAGAGCCACTTGTCCGTAAAATTGGAGTAACAAAATTAGACCAGTTAAATACTTTTTTAAGTAGTTTAGAAAAAGATGTTAATCGGAAAAAATCGTTGGAAAGAATTTACGAATCCGTGAGTGGTATACACTCCCATTGGATATCCGGACCAGACAAAGAAACCCTGAATAAACTGGCTGATGAACTCAAAAAAGAAGACCTCCTTTTGGGAGTTAACCTTGAAGCAGATGAGATTAAAAATGTGGCTCGTAAATACGGTCGTTTGGTAGAAGTAGTTATTAAACCCGAGATCACCATTGTAGAAAATCACGGCGTTTCTGAGATTGGTGAAGAAGCTGAAATCATTTTAAACCAGGGGTGTGCTCTAGAGGATATTGAATATTATTTACCTGGATTTAGAGAACCTCTCAAGAGAAATATTGGTATTGATAATTTAACAGAAATTAAAAAATTTTTAAATATACTTAACAAGGATTCAACAAAAAAAGACTCATTAGATAGAATATATGCCTTATCTGGAGGCGGTATTCATACACACAGGATTTCAGGGCCGAATACTATGAGTTTAGGAATTGTAGAAAAGAAATTACGCGATAGAGGATTTTTACTTGGAGTTAATATGACTCAAAGTGAAATCAGGGAAACTATACAAAAATCAGGCAAGGTAGTTCAGATGTTGGTTAAGCATGAAGTAGGAAAGCTTGACGATAAAAACATTATTATTGGAAATGGTGGCCGTATTCTTGATTCAAAACATTATTTACCTGGTGTTCGGCAAGTAGTTAGCCGCAATTTAAATTTAAGAAATAAATCTGATCTTGAACGTTGTCAAAAAGAATACGAGCGTCCTGATGCAAGACGTTCTTTAACTGCACTTTATGAGATTTCACGCCACATACACTTACACACCATTGCTGCACCAGATGTTAAAAAAATCAAAAAGATAGAAAAACAATTAGACAAACAGGGAATACTTCTAGGTGTCAATCTTTCTGAAGATGATATATGGAAAATTGTAGAACAAGAAAATGTGAAACAATTCTGTATTGAATAA